One window of Jannaschia sp. CCS1 genomic DNA carries:
- a CDS encoding trimethylamine methyltransferase family protein, protein MGDAEQTQTMGRRRARGGGGAARRASRSAVSFETAKFIERKIPNLEILNEEALQIIEANAETVLEEIGVMFVENPAALDRWREAGADVRGERVHIPKGLTHDLIKTAPSKFTQIARNRDRDVEIGGNNLVLAPVYGPPFVHDHAGGRRYATMADFEKFVKLGYMSKWLHHSGGTVCEPTDVPVNKRHLDMLYAHMSLSDKPFMGSVTEPSRALDSIEMAKILFGADVVEANTVMTSLININSPLTFDGVMMGALEHYAAAGQASIISPFIVGGAMAPVSVAGTLTQCLAEGLAGVAYAQLVRAGSPVIMGAMVTSIDMNSGAPTFGTPEASQITYGMGQLTRRLGLPYRSAGSFNGSKIPDAQAGYETANSLNMGLLSGVNFMLHSCGWLEGGLAASPEKFVIDADQLGILHKLADGVSIDENAQAMDALREVGPGGHFLGCAHTQANYQTAFWRSNVLDYKPYETWAEEGSRSSYELAAAKVDQLLSDYQQPHLDPVTDEALRAYIAEKKASMPDAFI, encoded by the coding sequence ATGGGCGACGCGGAACAGACGCAAACAATGGGACGGCGACGGGCGCGGGGCGGGGGCGGTGCGGCACGACGGGCGTCCCGGTCCGCGGTCAGTTTTGAGACAGCAAAGTTCATTGAGCGGAAGATCCCGAACCTCGAAATCCTGAACGAAGAAGCCTTGCAGATCATCGAGGCCAATGCCGAAACGGTGCTGGAAGAGATCGGCGTCATGTTCGTCGAAAACCCCGCCGCGCTGGATCGTTGGCGCGAGGCGGGGGCCGATGTGCGCGGTGAGCGCGTGCATATCCCAAAGGGCCTGACGCATGATCTGATCAAAACGGCACCGTCGAAATTCACCCAGATCGCCCGCAACCGGGACCGTGATGTGGAGATCGGCGGCAACAATCTGGTGCTCGCGCCCGTCTATGGCCCGCCTTTCGTGCACGATCACGCGGGCGGTCGCCGCTATGCGACCATGGCGGATTTCGAGAAGTTCGTGAAACTTGGCTACATGTCGAAATGGCTGCACCATTCCGGTGGCACAGTGTGTGAGCCCACGGACGTGCCGGTGAACAAGCGCCACCTCGATATGCTCTATGCGCACATGTCGCTGTCGGACAAACCCTTCATGGGCTCGGTGACAGAACCCTCCCGCGCGCTCGATTCGATTGAAATGGCGAAGATCCTGTTCGGGGCGGATGTGGTCGAGGCCAATACGGTCATGACCTCTCTGATCAACATCAACTCTCCGCTGACCTTTGACGGCGTGATGATGGGCGCGTTGGAGCATTATGCGGCGGCGGGTCAGGCCTCCATCATCTCTCCGTTCATCGTAGGGGGCGCGATGGCGCCGGTGTCCGTGGCCGGAACGCTCACCCAATGTCTGGCGGAAGGGCTGGCGGGGGTTGCTTACGCGCAGCTTGTGCGCGCGGGATCGCCGGTGATCATGGGGGCGATGGTGACATCCATCGACATGAACTCGGGCGCGCCAACGTTTGGCACGCCGGAAGCGTCGCAGATCACATACGGTATGGGGCAATTGACCCGGCGGCTGGGGCTGCCCTACCGCTCGGCAGGCTCGTTCAACGGATCGAAAATCCCCGACGCGCAGGCGGGATACGAGACGGCGAATTCGCTCAACATGGGGTTGTTGTCCGGCGTGAACTTCATGCTGCACTCCTGTGGCTGGCTGGAAGGCGGACTGGCCGCCTCGCCCGAGAAGTTCGTGATCGATGCCGACCAGTTGGGGATCCTTCACAAGCTGGCCGACGGCGTGTCGATCGACGAGAACGCCCAGGCGATGGACGCCCTGCGCGAGGTTGGCCCCGGCGGACACTTCCTGGGATGCGCCCATACGCAGGCCAATTACCAGACGGCGTTCTGGCGTTCGAACGTGCTGGACTATAAGCCGTACGAGACCTGGGCGGAGGAGGGCAGCCGCTCCAGCTACGAGCTGGCGGCGGCCAAGGTCGATCAGTTGCTGTCCGACTACCAACAACCCCACCTTGACCCGGTCACGGACGAGGCCTTGCGCGCCTATATCGCCGAGAAGAAGGCGTCGATGCCGGACGCCTTCATTTGA
- a CDS encoding PRC-barrel domain-containing protein, whose product MKALLGSAALGAFVATGASAQTADGTALAVPAEGGQVVVEQEDATVEVTVADPVVNVEQGAPEITVEQPQPQITVIVPEPTVTVQQVAPIITVEQAQPIITVVIPEPIVTVRVPDPMVDVETSDPEVAITQPAPVVRFVRPEPQITIEESEPRVIMETAEPEVNIAEAADPMIEVTQADADVTIEQGEAGDVEVLAAENEADVEITQEAADADVTVEQGEAEIVLGEYTANAAGELETDEDRAAYRETVTANPISRMRTSELINMNVISEGGEDVGEIDYVGVRGDTVVVIIGLGGFLGLGEQEIALPIDRLNVRDGVVYLPQTSEAELERMPEYNANEVVLTEGDSLISDLLDS is encoded by the coding sequence ATGAAAGCCTTGCTGGGATCCGCCGCTTTGGGCGCATTCGTGGCCACTGGTGCCAGCGCACAAACCGCCGACGGCACAGCACTTGCTGTCCCGGCTGAAGGTGGCCAGGTCGTTGTCGAGCAGGAAGACGCCACCGTTGAAGTCACGGTCGCAGATCCGGTCGTCAACGTCGAACAGGGCGCGCCTGAAATCACCGTGGAGCAGCCCCAGCCACAGATTACCGTCATCGTGCCGGAACCCACCGTCACGGTCCAGCAGGTCGCGCCCATTATCACCGTCGAGCAGGCGCAGCCGATCATTACCGTGGTGATCCCTGAGCCCATTGTCACCGTCCGTGTGCCGGATCCGATGGTCGATGTAGAAACGTCTGATCCGGAGGTTGCGATCACTCAACCTGCACCCGTTGTGCGCTTCGTGCGTCCAGAGCCGCAGATCACGATTGAGGAATCCGAGCCACGCGTGATCATGGAAACGGCCGAGCCTGAGGTGAACATCGCCGAAGCGGCCGATCCGATGATTGAAGTGACCCAGGCCGATGCCGATGTCACCATCGAGCAGGGCGAAGCTGGCGACGTTGAAGTGCTTGCGGCGGAGAACGAAGCCGACGTTGAGATCACGCAGGAGGCTGCCGATGCCGACGTCACGGTAGAGCAGGGTGAAGCTGAAATCGTTTTGGGCGAGTATACCGCGAACGCCGCAGGCGAGTTGGAGACGGACGAGGACCGCGCCGCATATCGTGAAACGGTCACAGCCAACCCGATCAGCCGGATGCGCACCAGTGAGTTGATCAACATGAACGTCATCAGCGAAGGTGGTGAAGATGTTGGCGAAATCGACTATGTCGGCGTTCGGGGCGATACCGTTGTCGTCATCATCGGATTGGGCGGCTTCCTGGGCCTGGGTGAGCAGGAGATTGCCCTTCCAATTGACCGTCTGAACGTCCGGGACGGTGTGGTTTATCTGCCGCAGACCTCTGAGGCAGAGCTGGAGCGGATGCCCGAGTACAATGCGAATGAAGTTGTTTTGACGGAAGGCGACAGCCTGATCTCCGATCTGCTTGACAGCTAA
- the guaA gene encoding glutamine-hydrolyzing GMP synthase, protein MNTAAVPTADELGPAHHERLLIIDFGSQVTQLIARRLRELNVYCEIHPYQNVDDAFIGDFAPKAIIFSGGPDSVTRDGSPRPPQAAYAAGVPILGICYGQQVMMQDLGGEVHGGKISGGGGTAEFGRAFVEPTGALALLQGWFADGKEQVWMSHGDHVAKLAPGFEVYGTSPNAPYAITADLERNFFAVQFHPEVHHTPRGAMLYENFVKLAGFSGDWTMGAYREQAVEAIRAQVGDAKVICALSGGVDSSVTAALLHEAIGDQLTCVFVDHGLLRLNEGAEVVEMFRDHMNLHVIHAEEQDLFLGELDGVSDPETKRKIIGRLFIDVFQKYAGQIEGADFLAQGTLYPDVIESVSFSGGPSVTIKSHHNVGGLPEKMGLTLVEPLRELFKDEVRALGRELGLPAHFIARHPFPGPGLAIRCPGEITRAKLDILRQADAVYIDQIRRHGLYDEIWQAFVAILPVRTVGVMGDGRTYDYACALRAVTSVDGMTADYYPFSHDFLGETATRIINEVPGINRVTYDITSKPPGTIEWE, encoded by the coding sequence ATGAACACTGCCGCCGTCCCAACTGCCGATGAACTTGGCCCCGCCCATCACGAACGCCTGTTGATCATCGACTTCGGGTCGCAGGTCACGCAACTAATTGCCCGCCGCCTGCGCGAATTGAACGTCTATTGCGAAATCCACCCCTACCAGAACGTCGATGACGCCTTTATCGGGGACTTTGCCCCCAAGGCGATCATCTTCTCGGGCGGGCCGGATTCGGTCACACGGGATGGCTCTCCCCGCCCTCCACAGGCGGCCTATGCGGCGGGCGTGCCGATCCTGGGGATCTGCTATGGGCAGCAAGTCATGATGCAGGACCTCGGCGGAGAGGTGCATGGCGGCAAGATCTCGGGCGGCGGAGGCACGGCAGAGTTCGGACGGGCCTTTGTGGAACCCACGGGCGCATTGGCGTTGTTGCAGGGCTGGTTTGCGGATGGCAAGGAACAGGTCTGGATGAGCCACGGCGACCACGTCGCGAAACTGGCGCCCGGATTTGAGGTCTACGGCACCTCCCCCAACGCGCCCTATGCGATCACGGCGGATCTTGAGCGGAATTTCTTCGCCGTCCAGTTCCATCCCGAGGTCCATCACACCCCGCGCGGCGCCATGCTGTATGAGAATTTTGTGAAACTAGCGGGTTTCTCCGGCGACTGGACCATGGGTGCCTACCGCGAACAGGCGGTGGAGGCGATCCGTGCGCAGGTGGGCGATGCAAAGGTCATCTGCGCGCTGTCGGGCGGGGTCGATTCGTCGGTGACCGCAGCGCTTCTACACGAGGCCATCGGCGATCAGCTGACCTGCGTCTTCGTGGATCACGGCTTGTTGCGCCTGAATGAGGGGGCAGAGGTCGTGGAGATGTTCCGCGATCACATGAACCTCCACGTGATCCATGCCGAGGAGCAGGACCTGTTTCTGGGCGAGCTGGACGGCGTGTCCGACCCGGAAACCAAGCGCAAGATTATCGGACGCTTGTTCATCGATGTGTTCCAGAAATATGCGGGCCAGATCGAGGGCGCGGATTTCCTCGCCCAGGGCACGCTTTACCCGGATGTCATTGAAAGCGTGAGCTTTTCCGGCGGTCCCAGCGTAACGATCAAGTCGCACCATAACGTCGGTGGCCTGCCCGAGAAGATGGGTTTGACGCTGGTGGAACCCCTGCGCGAATTGTTCAAGGATGAGGTCCGCGCCCTGGGTCGTGAGTTGGGCCTGCCCGCCCATTTCATCGCCCGCCACCCCTTTCCCGGCCCCGGCCTCGCCATCCGTTGCCCGGGTGAGATCACGCGCGCGAAACTGGATATCCTGCGCCAGGCCGACGCGGTCTACATCGACCAGATCCGCCGCCACGGCCTTTATGATGAGATCTGGCAGGCCTTCGTCGCGATTCTGCCGGTGCGCACCGTCGGTGTTATGGGCGATGGCCGCACCTATGATTACGCCTGTGCCCTGCGCGCCGTGACCTCCGTCGATGGGATGACGGCCGACTACTACCCGTTCAGCCACGATTTTCTGGGTGAAACGGCGACCCGCATTATTAATGAGGTGCCCGGTATCAACCGCGTGACCTATGACATCACCTCCAAACCGCCGGGCACCATTGAGTGGGAGTGA
- a CDS encoding DUF6456 domain-containing protein, with amino-acid sequence MTQTNQNISPRLPRWVPEAALQYLAHVAEGQSLRDIAKETGQAPSTISRRVQKIEARRDDLLIDEALSCLAEATRPAHKRTKNKEMRRMTAPIRTPLHDEALITREARRILRRLCETGAVLAVAQDMDKAVVLRQGADGDQTRTAVLDRRVAQAFAVKDWISCVQQGGKLARYAITGVGKTALKRLLEEDRKRRMGTAGFAEGPTAFQGQHADWGTRSVAGAGGKRENLRVNLSESPLAGLARRKGSDGKPFLGPELVQAGERLREDFERAQMGPRVGQNWDRFLSGSDRGGFMSDGGIGEGPRAARQRVSEALDALGPGLGDVVMRVCCFLEGLESAEKRLGWSARSGKVVLKIGLQRLLQHYEQHHGFVPAQRG; translated from the coding sequence ATGACCCAGACAAACCAGAACATCAGCCCAAGACTGCCCAGATGGGTGCCAGAGGCGGCACTCCAATACCTGGCGCATGTGGCTGAGGGTCAATCCTTGCGCGACATCGCAAAAGAGACCGGGCAGGCGCCGTCGACGATTTCTCGACGCGTCCAGAAAATCGAAGCCCGGCGTGACGATCTACTCATAGATGAGGCGCTTAGCTGCCTGGCCGAGGCAACCAGGCCAGCTCACAAACGGACAAAAAATAAGGAGATGAGGCGCATGACTGCCCCTATTCGGACGCCACTTCACGACGAGGCCCTGATTACCCGTGAAGCCCGGCGCATTCTTCGCCGCCTATGCGAAACTGGTGCGGTTTTGGCGGTGGCCCAGGACATGGACAAAGCCGTGGTGCTGCGTCAGGGCGCCGACGGTGATCAGACCCGCACGGCCGTGCTGGATCGGCGCGTGGCGCAGGCATTTGCGGTGAAGGACTGGATTTCTTGCGTGCAGCAGGGCGGGAAACTGGCCCGATACGCGATCACCGGCGTGGGCAAAACCGCGTTGAAGCGGCTGCTGGAAGAGGATCGCAAGCGTCGGATGGGAACGGCCGGCTTTGCCGAAGGACCCACGGCGTTCCAGGGCCAGCATGCCGATTGGGGGACACGCTCGGTTGCCGGGGCGGGTGGCAAGCGGGAAAACCTGCGCGTCAACCTGTCCGAGTCGCCCTTGGCCGGGCTCGCGCGGCGCAAGGGCTCGGATGGAAAACCGTTTCTGGGGCCAGAACTGGTGCAAGCCGGAGAGCGGCTGCGCGAGGATTTTGAGCGCGCCCAGATGGGGCCGCGCGTGGGTCAGAACTGGGACCGGTTCCTGTCCGGCTCGGACCGGGGCGGCTTCATGTCCGATGGTGGGATAGGGGAGGGACCCCGGGCCGCGCGCCAGCGTGTCTCCGAGGCCCTCGATGCCCTTGGGCCGGGGCTTGGGGATGTTGTCATGCGGGTCTGCTGCTTTCTGGAAGGGCTCGAATCCGCCGAAAAACGCCTTGGATGGTCCGCGCGTTCGGGCAAGGTGGTTCTCAAGATCGGGCTACAACGGCTGTTGCAACACTACGAGCAGCATCACGGCTTCGTGCCCGCGCAACGGGGCTGA
- a CDS encoding DUF421 domain-containing protein — translation MFFDHSILDAVAKGAVLSALGISWVILLVRFVGLRSFSKMTNFDFVMTVGMGSLLASAATTSDWAALVQTMTAMAALFCIQFCVAFLRQRSDAVDAALQNQPMLLMRDGQILHDALLKTRVTEEDLMAKLREANALDLTQVRAVVLEATGDVSVLHGSQVDETLLKGVASPT, via the coding sequence ATGTTTTTTGATCATTCGATCCTCGATGCCGTCGCGAAGGGCGCAGTGTTGAGTGCTTTGGGCATCAGCTGGGTCATCCTTTTGGTGCGTTTCGTCGGACTTCGGTCATTTTCAAAGATGACCAATTTTGACTTTGTGATGACCGTCGGCATGGGGTCGCTTCTGGCCAGTGCTGCCACGACGAGCGACTGGGCAGCGTTGGTCCAGACGATGACCGCCATGGCCGCGCTGTTTTGCATTCAGTTCTGTGTCGCTTTCCTGCGCCAGCGGTCCGATGCAGTCGACGCGGCGCTGCAAAACCAGCCAATGCTCCTGATGCGGGACGGCCAGATCCTGCATGACGCCCTGCTCAAGACCCGGGTGACGGAAGAAGACCTAATGGCCAAACTGCGGGAGGCGAACGCGCTGGACCTGACACAGGTGCGCGCCGTTGTGCTTGAGGCGACCGGGGACGTCTCCGTGCTTCATGGCAGCCAGGTCGATGAAACGCTGCTGAAAGGCGTGGCTTCACCAACTTAG
- a CDS encoding DUF6477 family protein, giving the protein MTDLTTHLSTIHRPGLLVKAATLACETGDAHRRAKRRPVGKLLAEEEMLNAARMGGGIGYSPTRHVQVMSALLAAARGVN; this is encoded by the coding sequence ATGACCGATCTGACAACCCACCTGTCCACCATTCACCGCCCTGGTCTGTTGGTGAAAGCAGCCACTCTGGCCTGTGAAACAGGGGATGCACACCGCCGTGCCAAGCGTCGGCCCGTCGGAAAACTGCTGGCAGAAGAAGAGATGCTGAACGCCGCGCGGATGGGTGGCGGCATCGGGTATTCGCCCACCCGTCACGTTCAGGTCATGAGCGCCCTGCTCGCCGCCGCCCGGGGTGTCAACTAG